One Nostoc sp. UHCC 0302 DNA window includes the following coding sequences:
- a CDS encoding AI-2E family transporter: MNLGQWIGLIAILISLYILWQIKEVLLLMFAAVVLATTLNRLAKRFQRLGMKRGLAVLLSVAIFFAGVVGFFGLIVPPFAQQFQELTYRVPQGFERFNSWLDALRTRIPNELVPYIPDLNSLIQQAQPIVNRVLGNSFAFVSGSLEVVLKILLVLVLTGMMLANPHAYRKVFVRVFPSFYRWRVEGILDKCEVSLGGWVTGAFFAMGVVALMSVVGLSILGVKAALALGVLAGFLNLIPNLGPTLSVIPAMAIALLDNPWKVVAVLILYFIIQQVESNFITPVVMAHQVSLLPALTLIAQLFFVTFFGFLGLFLALPLTVVAKIWVQEVLIEDVLDKWGDHHQQDTELVIVSDSRKADELAKSNDAWDTEIPNNDE, from the coding sequence GTGAACCTTGGTCAATGGATCGGTTTAATCGCCATACTTATTTCTTTATACATATTGTGGCAAATCAAAGAAGTACTTTTACTGATGTTTGCCGCAGTTGTGTTAGCGACTACCTTAAATCGGTTAGCGAAACGGTTCCAGCGCTTAGGCATGAAGCGTGGATTAGCTGTTTTGTTGTCGGTGGCTATCTTTTTTGCAGGCGTCGTGGGTTTTTTCGGTCTGATTGTGCCGCCTTTTGCACAGCAGTTTCAAGAACTAACCTATCGTGTTCCTCAAGGGTTTGAGCGCTTTAATAGTTGGCTAGATGCACTCAGAACTCGCATTCCTAATGAGTTAGTTCCTTACATCCCGGATCTTAATAGCCTAATCCAACAAGCACAACCCATCGTCAATCGAGTATTAGGAAACTCTTTTGCCTTTGTCTCCGGCTCTTTAGAAGTTGTTTTGAAGATTTTGCTGGTACTAGTTTTAACAGGGATGATGTTAGCCAATCCCCACGCTTACCGCAAAGTATTTGTCCGGGTGTTTCCCTCGTTTTATCGGTGGCGGGTAGAGGGAATTTTAGATAAATGCGAAGTCTCGTTAGGGGGGTGGGTAACAGGTGCTTTCTTTGCTATGGGTGTAGTAGCACTGATGAGCGTAGTTGGCTTATCAATTTTAGGTGTCAAAGCAGCATTGGCTTTAGGCGTATTAGCAGGATTTTTGAACTTAATCCCTAACCTGGGCCCAACTTTGAGTGTGATCCCAGCAATGGCGATCGCTCTTTTGGATAATCCCTGGAAAGTTGTTGCTGTTTTGATTCTCTACTTCATTATTCAACAAGTTGAGAGCAATTTCATCACACCCGTTGTCATGGCACATCAAGTTTCTTTGCTACCTGCTCTAACTTTAATTGCCCAGCTATTTTTCGTTACTTTCTTTGGGTTTTTAGGATTATTTTTGGCACTACCCTTGACTGTTGTTGCTAAAATTTGGGTGCAAGAAGTTTTGATTGAAGATGTTTTAGATAAATGGGGAGATCATCATCAACAAGATACTGAGTTGGTGATAGTTTCAGACTCTCGCAAAGCCGATGAACTTGCGAAATCTAATGATGCTTGGGATACAGAAATTCCAAATAATGATGAGTAG
- a CDS encoding glycoside hydrolase family 10 protein has translation MNRITRRFFYYLFCLGFVVYLTVISLSSPSAYSQTNTSLTKEIRGVWLTNVASGVLFVPWGINRALNQLSALNFNTVYPVVWNRGHTFYKSAVAKMVIGSETQPFLKFMHGGRDVLEKFVKLSKAQGLTVIPWFEYGFMTPPNSQLARRYPDWLTIGQEGINYIKEVPPEEINNHFVTKQAWLNPLHPQVQKFIQSLIVEVVKNYDVDGIQIDDHFGMPVQFGYDSFTIELYQQEHQGKSPPINPFNSEWMRWRADKITDFMAEIYQAVKAAKPKARILLSPNSQAFAYKYYLQDWESWVKKGLVDELILQVYRNDKSSFIAQLEQPAVELARSLIPVGIGISTGTTYNPVPIAKIREQVQIVRDRNFSGISFFYWESLWSYITPESPQQRRKAFLDIFNAKAARPLQLEKV, from the coding sequence ATGAATCGGATTACTCGCCGTTTTTTTTATTACTTATTTTGTTTGGGATTTGTAGTATATTTAACAGTAATTTCACTCTCTTCACCCTCAGCTTATTCTCAAACAAACACTTCTTTAACTAAAGAAATTCGCGGCGTTTGGCTGACTAATGTTGCTAGTGGTGTATTATTTGTACCTTGGGGTATTAACCGCGCTTTAAATCAACTATCAGCACTCAACTTCAATACTGTTTATCCTGTAGTTTGGAATCGAGGACACACCTTTTATAAAAGCGCTGTAGCCAAAATGGTTATAGGTTCAGAGACTCAACCTTTTCTCAAATTCATGCACGGTGGACGTGATGTTTTAGAAAAGTTTGTGAAACTTTCCAAAGCTCAAGGTTTAACTGTCATTCCCTGGTTTGAATACGGGTTTATGACACCACCTAATTCCCAATTAGCAAGACGTTATCCTGATTGGTTAACAATTGGGCAAGAAGGTATAAACTATATCAAAGAAGTTCCGCCAGAAGAAATTAACAACCACTTCGTAACTAAGCAAGCTTGGCTGAATCCTCTTCATCCACAAGTTCAAAAGTTTATTCAATCGTTAATTGTGGAAGTGGTGAAAAATTACGATGTAGACGGAATTCAAATTGATGATCATTTTGGGATGCCTGTACAGTTTGGCTATGATTCCTTTACCATCGAACTCTACCAGCAAGAACATCAAGGCAAAAGTCCGCCAATCAATCCTTTTAACTCGGAATGGATGCGTTGGCGAGCCGATAAAATAACTGATTTCATGGCAGAAATCTATCAAGCTGTCAAGGCTGCTAAACCAAAAGCCAGAATATTACTGTCTCCTAACTCTCAAGCTTTTGCCTACAAATATTATTTACAAGATTGGGAAAGTTGGGTAAAAAAAGGTTTAGTTGATGAGTTGATTTTACAGGTATATCGTAATGACAAAAGCAGTTTTATCGCCCAATTGGAACAACCAGCAGTGGAATTGGCGCGGAGTTTAATCCCAGTAGGAATTGGGATATCGACGGGGACAACATATAATCCTGTACCAATTGCAAAAATCAGAGAACAGGTTCAAATAGTGCGCGATCGCAATTTTTCAGGTATCTCTTTTTTCTACTGGGAAAGTTTGTGGAGTTACATCACGCCTGAATCCCCTCAACAACGACGCAAAGCTTTTCTTGATATCTTTAATGCCAAAGCTGCCAGACCATTACAACTAGAGAAAGTTTGA
- the ftsH gene encoding ATP-dependent zinc metalloprotease FtsH, which produces MPVETNNKKPIKPPKVRQVGGSFLIFLTLLLVLNFIVPSFFSPRSLQVPYSDFIAQVEAGKVDRAIVGSDRIEYSIKTQTPDGKPTEQVFTTTPVAIDLDLPKILRDHHVNFAAPPPDPNGWIGTLLSWVAPPLIFFGIWGFLVNRQGGGPAALTVGKSKARIYSEGSTGVKFTDVAGVDEAKVELEEIVDFLKNASKYTNLGAKIPKGALLVGPPGTGKTLLAKAIAGEAGVPFFSISGSEFIELFVGVGAARVRDLFEQAKQQAPCIVFIDELDALGKSRGGSGFVGGNDEREQTLNQLLTEMDGFDANTGVIIIAATNRPEVLDPALRRPGRFDRLIVVDRPDKIGREAILKVHARNVKLADDVDLGTIAIRTPGFAGADLANLVNEAALLAARQNRQAVIMADFNEAIERLVAGLEKRSRVLNETEKKTVAYHEVGHAIIGALMPGAGKVEKISVVPRGVGALGYTIQMPEEDRFLMVEDEIRGRIATLLGGRSAEEIVFGKVSTGASDDIQKATDLAERYVTLYGMSDKLGPVAFEKIQQQFIEGYGNPRRSISPKVAEEIDREVKQIVDNAHHIALSILQNNRELLEETAQELLQKEILEGSQLREHLKQARTPDELTEWLRTGKLSEDKPLLQSILN; this is translated from the coding sequence ATGCCTGTTGAAACTAATAATAAAAAGCCTATCAAACCGCCCAAGGTGCGTCAGGTTGGCGGCAGCTTCCTAATTTTCCTAACACTGCTGTTAGTACTTAACTTTATTGTTCCTAGCTTCTTCAGCCCGCGATCGCTACAAGTTCCCTACAGCGATTTTATTGCTCAGGTAGAAGCGGGAAAAGTAGATCGGGCAATTGTGGGTAGCGATCGCATTGAATACTCCATCAAAACTCAAACTCCAGATGGCAAACCCACAGAACAAGTATTTACTACTACACCAGTAGCAATTGATCTAGATTTACCCAAAATTCTCCGTGACCATCATGTTAACTTTGCTGCACCACCACCAGATCCAAATGGCTGGATTGGCACTTTACTTAGTTGGGTAGCACCACCGTTAATTTTCTTTGGCATTTGGGGATTTTTAGTCAATCGTCAAGGTGGCGGCCCGGCTGCACTAACGGTAGGTAAAAGCAAAGCCCGCATCTATTCCGAAGGTAGCACTGGCGTCAAATTTACAGATGTGGCTGGTGTAGACGAGGCAAAAGTAGAACTAGAAGAAATTGTCGATTTTCTGAAGAATGCTAGTAAATACACCAACTTGGGTGCAAAAATTCCCAAAGGTGCATTGCTCGTAGGGCCTCCAGGAACAGGTAAAACATTACTGGCAAAAGCGATCGCCGGGGAAGCTGGCGTTCCTTTCTTCAGCATTTCTGGCTCAGAATTTATCGAATTGTTCGTTGGTGTCGGTGCTGCACGCGTCCGCGACTTATTTGAACAAGCTAAACAGCAAGCTCCTTGTATTGTCTTTATTGACGAATTAGACGCATTAGGTAAGTCTCGTGGTGGTAGCGGATTCGTCGGTGGTAACGATGAACGCGAACAAACCCTCAACCAGTTACTCACCGAAATGGATGGCTTTGATGCCAACACAGGCGTAATTATCATCGCCGCCACCAACCGTCCCGAAGTTCTCGACCCTGCTTTACGCCGTCCTGGTCGATTTGACCGCCTAATTGTAGTTGATCGCCCTGATAAAATTGGTCGCGAAGCGATTCTGAAAGTCCATGCCAGAAACGTCAAATTGGCTGATGATGTCGATTTAGGCACTATCGCTATCAGAACTCCCGGTTTTGCTGGCGCAGATTTAGCAAACCTTGTGAATGAAGCTGCGCTGTTAGCAGCAAGACAAAATCGCCAAGCTGTAATCATGGCAGATTTCAACGAAGCGATCGAGCGCTTGGTTGCTGGTTTAGAAAAACGCTCTCGTGTTCTGAATGAAACTGAGAAAAAGACCGTAGCTTATCACGAAGTTGGTCACGCTATCATCGGTGCATTGATGCCTGGTGCTGGTAAAGTCGAAAAAATCTCAGTTGTGCCTCGTGGTGTAGGTGCTTTGGGTTACACAATTCAGATGCCAGAAGAAGACCGCTTCTTGATGGTAGAAGACGAAATTCGCGGACGGATTGCGACTCTATTAGGTGGACGTTCTGCTGAAGAAATCGTCTTTGGCAAAGTTTCCACTGGTGCAAGCGACGATATTCAGAAAGCTACAGACTTGGCAGAACGCTACGTTACTTTATACGGGATGAGCGATAAACTTGGGCCTGTGGCATTTGAGAAAATTCAACAGCAATTTATCGAAGGTTACGGCAACCCGCGTCGTTCTATTAGTCCGAAAGTAGCTGAGGAAATTGACCGCGAAGTTAAGCAGATAGTAGATAATGCTCATCATATCGCCTTGAGTATTCTGCAAAACAACCGCGAGTTGTTAGAGGAAACCGCACAAGAACTATTGCAAAAAGAAATTTTGGAAGGTTCTCAACTCCGGGAACACCTCAAGCAAGCAAGAACACCAGATGAACTTACAGAATGGTTGCGTACAGGTAAGTTATCAGAAGATAAACCACTGCTGCAATCTATTTTGAACTAA
- a CDS encoding DUF433 domain-containing protein: protein MTLKDLEQQLLALSPHEKVQAIQLLAQSLGSNWQGIEKTPRVCGGEARIANTRIPIWVLVEARGLGYSDADILTSYPTITTTDLANAWAYAKAHPDEIQLAIERNEVA, encoded by the coding sequence GTGACACTCAAAGACTTAGAGCAACAACTTCTTGCCCTCAGCCCTCATGAAAAAGTGCAAGCTATTCAGCTACTAGCTCAAAGTCTGGGTAGCAATTGGCAAGGAATTGAGAAAACCCCTAGAGTCTGTGGTGGAGAAGCTCGTATCGCTAATACTCGTATTCCCATCTGGGTACTTGTGGAAGCTCGTGGTCTTGGATACAGTGATGCAGACATTTTGACAAGCTATCCAACTATTACCACCACTGATTTAGCCAATGCTTGGGCATACGCAAAAGCTCACCCTGATGAAATCCAACTGGCAATTGAGCGCAATGAGGTAGCCTAA
- a CDS encoding DUF5615 family PIN-like protein, translating to MARFYADEQFPFPVVELLRALGHDVLTVQEAGNASQGISDDEVLVFAISQERSILTINRDDFIRLHRRNSKHCGIIVCTNNRNWEQFAARIDEAVTVEETLQCKLIRVVRPAN from the coding sequence ATGGCACGTTTTTACGCGGATGAGCAGTTTCCGTTTCCAGTAGTAGAATTATTACGTGCTTTAGGGCATGATGTTTTGACAGTTCAAGAAGCAGGCAATGCATCTCAAGGTATATCTGATGACGAAGTGCTAGTATTTGCCATCAGCCAAGAACGCTCAATATTAACTATCAATCGAGATGATTTCATCCGCTTGCATCGTCGTAACTCCAAACACTGCGGTATTATTGTTTGCACCAACAATCGCAACTGGGAACAGTTCGCAGCACGGATAGATGAGGCTGTCACAGTAGAGGAAACTTTACAATGCAAACTAATTCGTGTGGTACGTCCTGCCAATTGA
- a CDS encoding GAF domain-containing protein, translated as MNINPAESTLELTQLSPPQILFDTEVNNKTSSEQFLLSMYDSVQASIFVVDVLEDGDFQYVALNPTHERWLGIRSEELKGKKPEDILSAIDAARVRQHYTDCVRFGKTISYEQCLQFQGITTWWSTTLTPLRDANSRIYRLIGTSSNITTAKRAEQAVGLQAEREQLLEAIASRIHQSLDLETILHQTTQELRQFLESDRVLIYRFEPDGSGLIVAESTVAESSPLLGKNIYDPCLSSKPRERYGRGCIQVVEDIYAAGLHPCQIDLLASLQVRANLVVPIFLEQDVWGLLIAQHCREPHQWQQTEIDLLKHLATQMGIAVQQAELHQQLKDIKAKLEFKKQKHKAQLQQVRNFDALVRRMTEQIRDNLDKNQVLQTLTQELAQILNLDRCQIELYDTCHTLVTVAYEYTNTLPQCQGSTRQVADSPEVYQPLLQNQPLQYLEIVPGWQPNLLVVAQMACPIFDTQGILGNIWVTRPSQECFDEFEVGLVQQIASECAIAIRQAQLYEKTQTHVKELEKHERRKNEFLRTLSQELRTPVTSISLAAQTLESVLTSEGVLDIEIVPQLLQILHNECGRENKLINDLLTLTYLEAEPDPPTLIAIDLQTWLHPIVESFRELTSCQRQHLKLTVDHALPLFETDITDLERIITELLNHACKYTSAGESITVSAHMIENALKLSICNSGVEITNNERSRIFEPFYHLSKHDSWKHSGTGLELALVQKMVRHLGGSIDVESAAGQTTFTVKFLL; from the coding sequence ATGAATATAAATCCAGCTGAATCAACTTTAGAGTTGACACAACTATCTCCTCCTCAGATTCTTTTCGATACAGAAGTAAATAATAAAACCAGTAGTGAGCAGTTTCTACTGAGTATGTACGATTCTGTGCAGGCATCTATATTTGTAGTAGATGTTCTGGAGGACGGGGATTTTCAGTACGTGGCACTAAATCCCACTCATGAAAGGTGGTTAGGCATTCGCTCAGAGGAGCTAAAAGGCAAAAAACCAGAGGATATTCTCTCTGCCATCGATGCGGCCAGAGTGCGTCAGCACTATACAGACTGTGTGCGCTTCGGCAAAACCATTTCTTACGAACAATGTTTGCAATTTCAAGGAATTACTACTTGGTGGAGTACAACACTCACCCCATTACGGGATGCTAATTCTAGGATTTACCGATTAATTGGTACTAGTAGCAATATCACCACTGCCAAGCGAGCAGAACAAGCCGTCGGACTTCAAGCAGAACGAGAACAGTTACTAGAAGCGATCGCCTCTAGGATTCACCAATCTCTAGATTTAGAAACAATTCTCCATCAGACAACACAAGAACTGCGGCAGTTTCTGGAAAGTGATCGCGTGCTGATTTATCGTTTTGAGCCAGATGGTAGTGGATTGATTGTTGCTGAATCAACTGTGGCTGAAAGTAGTCCGCTGTTGGGAAAAAATATTTATGATCCCTGCTTGAGTAGCAAACCTAGAGAACGTTACGGACGGGGTTGCATTCAAGTTGTCGAGGATATTTATGCAGCGGGTTTGCATCCTTGCCAAATAGACTTACTCGCCTCTTTGCAGGTGAGAGCCAATCTGGTTGTGCCAATTTTCTTAGAGCAAGATGTGTGGGGGCTGTTGATTGCCCAGCATTGCCGTGAACCACATCAATGGCAACAGACAGAAATTGATTTGCTCAAGCATTTGGCGACTCAAATGGGAATCGCTGTGCAACAGGCAGAACTGCATCAGCAGCTTAAAGATATTAAAGCTAAGTTGGAATTTAAAAAACAGAAGCACAAAGCCCAGTTGCAGCAAGTGCGGAACTTTGATGCCTTGGTGCGGCGCATGACAGAACAAATCCGGGACAACCTGGATAAAAATCAGGTATTGCAAACACTCACCCAGGAATTGGCACAGATACTCAATCTTGATCGTTGCCAAATCGAACTCTATGACACCTGCCACACCCTGGTAACTGTTGCCTACGAGTACACGAATACCCTACCCCAGTGCCAGGGATCAACGCGACAGGTTGCAGACTCTCCTGAAGTTTATCAACCACTGTTGCAAAATCAACCTCTGCAATATTTAGAAATTGTTCCTGGATGGCAACCAAATTTGCTGGTTGTTGCACAGATGGCTTGTCCTATTTTCGATACTCAAGGGATTTTGGGAAATATTTGGGTGACAAGACCATCACAAGAATGCTTTGATGAATTTGAAGTTGGGTTAGTGCAGCAGATAGCAAGTGAATGTGCGATCGCCATTCGCCAAGCTCAGCTTTATGAAAAAACTCAGACACACGTTAAAGAACTAGAAAAACACGAACGCCGCAAAAATGAATTTCTCCGCACCCTTTCCCAAGAACTGCGGACACCAGTTACTAGCATTAGCCTTGCAGCCCAAACCCTCGAAAGTGTGCTGACATCGGAAGGAGTCTTAGATATCGAGATAGTTCCGCAACTATTGCAGATTTTGCATAACGAATGTGGGCGAGAAAATAAGTTAATTAACGATTTGCTTACCCTCACATATCTCGAAGCCGAACCCGATCCCCCAACTTTAATCGCGATTGACTTGCAAACTTGGCTTCACCCCATCGTCGAGTCTTTTCGAGAACTCACCAGTTGCCAGCGACAGCATTTAAAGCTAACTGTTGATCATGCACTCCCACTTTTTGAGACAGATATCACCGACTTAGAGCGAATCATCACCGAACTGCTCAACCATGCCTGCAAATACACTTCAGCGGGCGAATCAATCACAGTCTCTGCTCACATGATAGAGAACGCACTCAAGCTGAGCATCTGCAATTCTGGAGTAGAGATCACCAACAATGAGCGATCGCGTATTTTCGAGCCGTTCTATCACCTTTCCAAACACGATTCTTGGAAGCATAGTGGTACTGGGCTGGAACTGGCATTAGTGCAAAAAATGGTTAGGCATTTAGGCGGCTCAATTGATGTAGAGAGTGCAGCAGGCCAAACTACTTTTACCGTTAAATTCCTGCTTTAA